A stretch of the Erpetoichthys calabaricus chromosome 3, fErpCal1.3, whole genome shotgun sequence genome encodes the following:
- the LOC114649013 gene encoding zona pellucida sperm-binding protein 3-like isoform X13 translates to MLADEMVYTFILDYNPSPIPGIPIIRTNPAVVQIECHYPRNHNVSSNALNPTWVPYTSTISAQDVLGFALIIMNSDWSGPSSSNVFYLGDLINLQASVDSTNHVPLLLFVDNCVASSASNGSAPIYTFIGNNGCFTDSKVTGSNSQFIIPRIAPSNLQIELDAFRFYGVATSSVFITCRLKVTLASQAIDNLNKACTYITGLSQWTSVDGSNQVCSCCDANCATGQKRRIEMARRRPGRSVKTTPVEWEKTLVVGPLFLEGKHHPAVSEHLTATEAKPAGSFMLVLGSMLVVLALTCSAFLLYLLYQKPQISN, encoded by the exons ATGCTTGCTGATGAAATGGTGTACACCTTCATCCTTGACTACAACCCCTCTCCTATTCCTGGAATTCCCATTATACGAACCAACCCAGCTGTGGTGCAGATAGAATGCCATTACCCCAG AAACCACAATGTCAGCAGTAATGCACTGAATCCCACTTGGGTCCCATATACCTCCACCATATCTGCTCAGGATGTTCTGGGATTCGCTTTGATTATAATGAACA GTGACTGGAGTGGACCAAGTTCCTCCAACGTCTTCTATCTAGGTGACCTCATCAACCTGCAGGCCTCTGTTGACAGCACTAACCATGTGCCTCTGTTGCTTTTTGTGGACAACTGTGTGGCTTCCTCTGCTTCAAATGGTTCTGCCCCGATATACACCTTCATTGGCAATAATGG GTGCTTTACAGACAGCAAAGTGACTGGCTCCAATTCCCAGTTCATCATTCCCAGAATTGCTCCATCTAATCTCCAGATTGAACTTGATGCCTTCAGATTCTATGGTGTGGCTACAAGCTCA GTCTTCATTACCTGTCGTCTGAAGGTGACTTTGGCTTCCCAGGCCATTGACAACTTGAACAAGGCCTGCACCTACATAACTGGATTGAGCCA GTGGACATCTGTAGATGGCAGTAACCAGGTATGTAGCTGCTGTGATGCCAATTGTGCTACTGGCCAAAAAAGGAGGATTGAGATGGCAAGACGCAGACCAGGGAGGAGTG TAAAAACTACACCGGTTGAATGGGAGAAGACTCTTGTGGTTGGTCCCCTATTCCTGGAAGGGAAGCATCACCCTGCAGTATCTGAACATCTGACTGCTACAGAAGCAAAGCCAGCAG gctccTTTATGCTGGTCCTGGGTTCAATGCTGGTTGTATTGGCTCTGACATGttctgcttttcttctgtacctCTTGTACCAGAAACCTCAGATTTCTAATTAA
- the LOC114649013 gene encoding zona pellucida sperm-binding protein 3-like isoform X8 has protein sequence MACKAMHQLLFLVFGLLTFNVVSVAFGYRRSGVPFKVHKAVIIQKESLVQQRAGSPETVSAQCTEWDVIVAINPDLLGIQHPVQASDLSVGGCGVTSQTPTAFVIEAPLQGCGSTVMMLADEMVYTFILDYNPSPIPGIPIIRTNPAVVQIECHYPRNHNVSSNALNPTWVPYTSTISAQDVLGFALIIMNSDWSGPSSSNVFYLGDLINLQASVDSTNHVPLLLFVDNCVASSASNGSAPIYTFIGNNGCFTDSKVTGSNSQFIIPRIAPSNLQIELDAFRFYGVATSSVFITCRLKVTLASQAIDNLNKACTYITGLSQWTSVDGSNQVCSCCDANCATGQKRRIEMARRRPGRSVKTTPVEWEKTLVVGPLFLEGKHHPAVSEHLTATEAKPAGSFMLVLGSMLVVLALTCSAFLLYLLYQKPQISN, from the exons ATGGCGTGTAAAGCGATGCATCAGTTGCTGTTCCTCGTATTTGGGTTGCTGACTTTCAATGTCGTTTCCGTGGCATTCGGTTACAGGCGGTCTGGCGTTCCTTTTAAAGTCCACAAGGCTGTGATTATACAGAAAGAGAGTTTAGTCCAGCAGAGAGCGGGGTCGCCCGAAACGGTATCTGCACAATGCACGGAGTGGGATGTTATCGTTGCCATCAACCCTGATCTGCTAGGCATTCAGCATCCTGTCCAGGCGTCCGATTTGTCAGTAGGAGGATGTGGCGTGACCAGCCAAACGCCAACTGCCTTTGTAATCGAAGCTCCGTTACAGGGATGTGGCAGCACCGTTATG ATGCTTGCTGATGAAATGGTGTACACCTTCATCCTTGACTACAACCCCTCTCCTATTCCTGGAATTCCCATTATACGAACCAACCCAGCTGTGGTGCAGATAGAATGCCATTACCCCAG AAACCACAATGTCAGCAGTAATGCACTGAATCCCACTTGGGTCCCATATACCTCCACCATATCTGCTCAGGATGTTCTGGGATTCGCTTTGATTATAATGAACA GTGACTGGAGTGGACCAAGTTCCTCCAACGTCTTCTATCTAGGTGACCTCATCAACCTGCAGGCCTCTGTTGACAGCACTAACCATGTGCCTCTGTTGCTTTTTGTGGACAACTGTGTGGCTTCCTCTGCTTCAAATGGTTCTGCCCCGATATACACCTTCATTGGCAATAATGG GTGCTTTACAGACAGCAAAGTGACTGGCTCCAATTCCCAGTTCATCATTCCCAGAATTGCTCCATCTAATCTCCAGATTGAACTTGATGCCTTCAGATTCTATGGTGTGGCTACAAGCTCA GTCTTCATTACCTGTCGTCTGAAGGTGACTTTGGCTTCCCAGGCCATTGACAACTTGAACAAGGCCTGCACCTACATAACTGGATTGAGCCA GTGGACATCTGTAGATGGCAGTAACCAGGTATGTAGCTGCTGTGATGCCAATTGTGCTACTGGCCAAAAAAGGAGGATTGAGATGGCAAGACGCAGACCAGGGAGGAGTG TAAAAACTACACCGGTTGAATGGGAGAAGACTCTTGTGGTTGGTCCCCTATTCCTGGAAGGGAAGCATCACCCTGCAGTATCTGAACATCTGACTGCTACAGAAGCAAAGCCAGCAG gctccTTTATGCTGGTCCTGGGTTCAATGCTGGTTGTATTGGCTCTGACATGttctgcttttcttctgtacctCTTGTACCAGAAACCTCAGATTTCTAATTAA